One Podarcis raffonei isolate rPodRaf1 chromosome 3, rPodRaf1.pri, whole genome shotgun sequence genomic region harbors:
- the PPM1B gene encoding protein phosphatase 1B isoform X3 has translation MGAFLDKPKTEKHNAHGAGNGLRYGLSSMQGWRVEMEDAHTAVVGIPHGLEDWSFFAVYDGHAGSRVANYCSNHLLEHITNNEDFRGTEQPGSALEPSVENVKSGIRTGFLKIDEYMRNFSDLRNGMDRSGSTAVGVMISPEHIYFINCGDSRAVLYRNGQVCFSTQDHKPCNPREKERIQNAGGSVMIQRVNGSLAVSRALGDYDYKCVDGKGPTEQLVSPEPEVYEIVRAEEDEFIVLACDGIWDVMSNEELCEFVKSRLEVSDDLEKVCNWVVDTCLHKGSRDNMSIVLVCFSNAPKVSDDAVKRDAELDKHLESRVEGIAQVIQCPVRWMNCNNFK, from the exons ATGGGTGCATTTTTGGATAAACCAAAAACTGAGAAGCATAATGCTCATGGGGCAGGAAATGGGCTGCGCTATGGCCTCAGCAGTATGCAAGGATGGAGAGTGGAAATGGAAGATGCTCACACAGCTGTTGTAGGAATTCCTCATGGTTTAGAGGACTGGTCCTTTTTTGCTGTTTATGATGGTCATGCAGGATCTCGTGTGGCAaattactgctcaaaccacttaTTAGAACACATCACTAACAATGAAGACTTCAGGGGAACAGAACAGCCCGGCTCTGCTCTTGAACCTTCAGTGGAAAATGTAAAGAGTGGAATCAGAACTGGCTTTTTGAAAATTGATGAGTACATGCGCAATTTTTCAGACCTCAGAAATGGCATGGACAGGAGTGGCTCAACAGCAGTGGGAGTTATGATTTCACCTGAGCACATTTACTTTATCAACTGTGGAGACTCTCGTGCTGTTCTCTATAGGAATGGACAAGTCTGCTTCTCGACACAGGATCACAAGCCTTGCAATCCAAGGGAGAAAGAGCGAATCCAGAATGCAGGAGGGAGTGTCATGATCCAGCGTGTTAATGGCTCGTTAGCAGTTTCTCGTGCTCTGGGGGACTATGACTACAAATGTGTGGATGGCAAAGGTCCTACAGAACAACTTGTTTCTCCGGAACCTGAGGTTTATGAAATTGTAAGAGCAGAAGAAGATGAGTTTATTGTCTTGGCTTGTGATGGAATCTGGGATGTAATGAGCAATGAGGAGCTCTGTGAATTTGTTAAGTCTAGGCTTGAAGTATCGGATGATCTGGAAAAAGTGTGCAATTGGGTAGTGGATACTTGTTTACACAAG GGCAGTCGTGATAACATGAGTATTGTTCTAGTTTGCTTTTCAAATGCTCCTAAGGTCTCAGATGATGCAGTGAAAAGagatgcagaattggataagcaCTTGGAATCACGGGTGGAAG GAATTGCCCAAGTCATTCAATGTCCTGTACGTTGGATGAACTGTAACAACTTTAAGTGA
- the PPM1B gene encoding protein phosphatase 1B isoform X2, producing MGAFLDKPKTEKHNAHGAGNGLRYGLSSMQGWRVEMEDAHTAVVGIPHGLEDWSFFAVYDGHAGSRVANYCSNHLLEHITNNEDFRGTEQPGSALEPSVENVKSGIRTGFLKIDEYMRNFSDLRNGMDRSGSTAVGVMISPEHIYFINCGDSRAVLYRNGQVCFSTQDHKPCNPREKERIQNAGGSVMIQRVNGSLAVSRALGDYDYKCVDGKGPTEQLVSPEPEVYEIVRAEEDEFIVLACDGIWDVMSNEELCEFVKSRLEVSDDLEKVCNWVVDTCLHKGSRDNMSIVLVCFSNAPKVSDDAVKRDAELDKHLESRVEEIMEKSGEEGMPDLAHVMRILSAENIPNLPPGGGLAGKRNIIEAVYNRLNPHRENDGGAGDLEDPW from the exons ATGGGTGCATTTTTGGATAAACCAAAAACTGAGAAGCATAATGCTCATGGGGCAGGAAATGGGCTGCGCTATGGCCTCAGCAGTATGCAAGGATGGAGAGTGGAAATGGAAGATGCTCACACAGCTGTTGTAGGAATTCCTCATGGTTTAGAGGACTGGTCCTTTTTTGCTGTTTATGATGGTCATGCAGGATCTCGTGTGGCAaattactgctcaaaccacttaTTAGAACACATCACTAACAATGAAGACTTCAGGGGAACAGAACAGCCCGGCTCTGCTCTTGAACCTTCAGTGGAAAATGTAAAGAGTGGAATCAGAACTGGCTTTTTGAAAATTGATGAGTACATGCGCAATTTTTCAGACCTCAGAAATGGCATGGACAGGAGTGGCTCAACAGCAGTGGGAGTTATGATTTCACCTGAGCACATTTACTTTATCAACTGTGGAGACTCTCGTGCTGTTCTCTATAGGAATGGACAAGTCTGCTTCTCGACACAGGATCACAAGCCTTGCAATCCAAGGGAGAAAGAGCGAATCCAGAATGCAGGAGGGAGTGTCATGATCCAGCGTGTTAATGGCTCGTTAGCAGTTTCTCGTGCTCTGGGGGACTATGACTACAAATGTGTGGATGGCAAAGGTCCTACAGAACAACTTGTTTCTCCGGAACCTGAGGTTTATGAAATTGTAAGAGCAGAAGAAGATGAGTTTATTGTCTTGGCTTGTGATGGAATCTGGGATGTAATGAGCAATGAGGAGCTCTGTGAATTTGTTAAGTCTAGGCTTGAAGTATCGGATGATCTGGAAAAAGTGTGCAATTGGGTAGTGGATACTTGTTTACACAAG GGCAGTCGTGATAACATGAGTATTGTTCTAGTTTGCTTTTCAAATGCTCCTAAGGTCTCAGATGATGCAGTGAAAAGagatgcagaattggataagcaCTTGGAATCACGGGTGGAAG AAATTATGGAGAAGTCGGGCGAAGAAGGAATGCCGGATCTTGCTCATGTAATGCGCATTTTGTCTGCAGAGAATATTCCAAACTTACCACCAGGAGGTGGTCTAGCTGGCAA